The stretch of DNA TACAATATCAATTGTTGTATCAATTCCATCGGAAATTAAAGAAATAGAATTGCCAAACACCCCAAGAACAACCTTAATCAAGGCGATGAGAGTGTTTACAAGCATTGCTATTCTTATTGCTTTTAATGCCCTTGTTTCTCTTTCTGCCACTAAAGATACCTACTTTCTAACTTTAATGGCTTTTTCAGGACAAGTTTGCACACAAACTGCACATCCATCACAGAGAATTTCATCAATCTGGACCTTCCCGTCTTCTAAAACAAACATCGCAGGACAGGCAATCTCATTTATACAATTTTTACAACCAGTGCATTTAGAAGGATCTACAAAGAATGTGAATTTCTTTTTGGGAACAATGAGTGCACATTCCCTTTTTGATATGACGACAGAAACTCCACTTGTTTTCAAAGCATCAATAACAGCCTCTTTCGAAGCCTTAAGATTGTATGGATCAACTGTTCTTACAAAATCTATACCAATTCCTTTTACTACAGATGCTATATCAAGAGCTCTTTTATCATCAACGTCAAGCCCAGGGTTTGGTTGAGCTCCTGTCATTGCAGTGGTTCTATTATCAAGTATAATCAAGGTAAAATTAGCGTTATTGTGCACTGCATTAACGAGAGCAGGAATGCCTGCATGGAAAAAAGTAGAATCTCCAATAAAAGCAATGATTTTTTTATTCGTAAATTTAGATAAGCCCGATGCAATACCGACACTTGAACCCATTGAAAGCAAATAATCAGCCATATAGAAAGGTGGATTTAAGCCAAGAGTATAACACCCAATATCGTTTGGATAAATTGCCTCAATCTCAAGTTCTTTTACTGCCATTTTTACTGCTTCATACATACCTCTATGAGGACACCCTGGACAGAAAACAGGAGGTCGCACGGGAAGTTTTAAATCTGATTTTAAAGTCTCGCTCTTAAATTCAATGCCTAAAATTTTTGATAACGCTTGCTCGATAATATCTTGATTATACTCATAAGCATAAGGTAAGGTTTTATCAATTTTTCCAAAAACACTTTTGTTTATGTGGTGTTTGCCGAGTAAATAGAATACTTCCTTTTCCATAATTGGGTCAACTTCTTCAACAACGAGAATCTTGTCTATGCCATCAAGAGATTTTAACACTAATTCTTCTGGAAAGGGGTAAGAAAAAGTAAGTTTTAAAATCCTTGCCTTAATACTATTTTGGATAAGAGCATCCATTACATAGTTAAACGAAACACCCGATACAATAATAAGCAAATTACTTTGTAAACCGTCTGTCTCTATAATCCTATTAAAAGGACTTGTAGTAGCGAGATTTTTGGCAAATTCAAGATTGTTAAGGATTCTTGCCTTTGCTCTA from Caldisericaceae bacterium encodes:
- the iorA gene encoding indolepyruvate ferredoxin oxidoreductase subunit alpha, encoding MKSLITAKKGEKLFLLGNEAVARGAIEGGVSVLATYPGTPSSEIGDVFYKIYKDLGIYFEFSVNEKVALEIAASGSNANLRSFVWFKHVGLNVASDSFMSLSYTGIRGGLVVLSADDPSMFSSQNEQDNRYYARLGNTLLIEPSTPQEMKDLMPYAFEISEKTQLPVLFRTTTRVAHMRGVVEVGDVFVKPPIGEFKKDPSRLVPVPANAYRAKARILNNLEFAKNLATTSPFNRIIETDGLQSNLLIIVSGVSFNYVMDALIQNSIKARILKLTFSYPFPEELVLKSLDGIDKILVVEEVDPIMEKEVFYLLGKHHINKSVFGKIDKTLPYAYEYNQDIIEQALSKILGIEFKSETLKSDLKLPVRPPVFCPGCPHRGMYEAVKMAVKELEIEAIYPNDIGCYTLGLNPPFYMADYLLSMGSSVGIASGLSKFTNKKIIAFIGDSTFFHAGIPALVNAVHNNANFTLIILDNRTTAMTGAQPNPGLDVDDKRALDIASVVKGIGIDFVRTVDPYNLKASKEAVIDALKTSGVSVVISKRECALIVPKKKFTFFVDPSKCTGCKNCINEIACPAMFVLEDGKVQIDEILCDGCAVCVQTCPEKAIKVRK